One segment of Ricinus communis isolate WT05 ecotype wild-type chromosome 8, ASM1957865v1, whole genome shotgun sequence DNA contains the following:
- the LOC8273090 gene encoding uncharacterized protein LOC8273090, with the protein MDKNTTKKKEVIRLERESVIPILKPKLVMTLANLIEHTSDRAEFLKLCKRIEYTIRAWYLLQFEDLMQLYSLFDPVSGAQKLQQQNLSPEEIDVLEQNFLTYLFQVMDKSNFKIATEEEIEVAHSGQYLLNLPISVDESKLDKEVLKKYFAAHPREDLPDFVDKYVIFRRGIGIDRTTDYFIMEKVDMLIARFWAYILRLTRVEKLLRRRSSMRCKKDPKKNDEINSEADQNDLCVERIRLENMELSVRNLLSSTTIQEPTFDRIIVVYRRASSKLKKERGIYVKHFKNIPMADMEIVLPEKKNPGLTPMDWVKFLGSAIVGLVALVSSLEMPKADLWVIFAVLSAVIGYFAKTYFTFQANLAAYQNLITQSMYDKQLDSGKGTLLHLCDDVIQQEVKEVIISFFILMEQGKATMQDLDLRCEELIQEEFGESCNFDVDDAVLKLEKLGIVARDTIGRYYCVGLKRANEIIGTTTEELVLKAKQGVSA; encoded by the exons ATGGACAAGAACACGACGAAGAAGAAGGAAGTGATTAGATTGGAAAGGGAATCTGTCATTCCAATTCTTAAGCCTAAGCTCGTTATGACCTTGGCCAACCTTATTG AACATACTTCTGACCGGGCTGAGTTTCTAAAGCTCTGCAAGAGAATTGAGTATACTATTCGAGCTTGGTATCTTCTCCAGTTTGAAGATTTGATG CAACTGTATTCCCTCTTTGACCCTGTGAGTGGGGCTCAGAAATTGCAGCAGCAGAATCTAtctcctgaagaaattgacGTCCTTGAACAGAATTTCCTTACTTACCTATTTCAg GTAATGGATAAGAGCAATTTCAAGATAGCAACTGaagaggagattgaggttgcACACTCAGGGCAGTATCTCTTAAATCTTCCTATCTCAGTTGATGAATCTAAG CTTGACAAGGAGGTTTTGAAGAAGTACTTTGCAGCGCATCCTCGTGAAGATCTTCCAGACTTTGTTGATAAG TATGTTATCTTTCGTCGTGGGATCGGAATAGATCGGACAACTGATTATTTTATCATGGAGAAAGTGGACATGCTGATTGCACGTTTTTGGGCATATATTCTGAGACTGACTCG GGTAGAAAAACTTTTGCGCAGAAGGTCAAGTATGCGGTGTAAGAAAGATCCAAAGAAGAATGATGAAATTAACTCTGAAGCAGATCAGAATGACTTATGCGTTGAGCGAATTCGACTGGAAAATATGGAACTGAG TGTTAGGAATTTGCTAAGCAGTACAACTATCCAAGAACCTACGTTTGATAGGATAATAGTTGTATACAG GCGAGCAAGTAGCAAATTGAAGAAAGAACGAGGAATATATGTGAAACATTTCAAAAACATCCCGATGGCCGATATGGAAATAGTTCTT ccagaaaagaaaaatcctgGTTTAACTCCTATGGACTGGGTCAAATTCCTAGGTTCTGCTATAGTTGGGCTG GTTGCTCTTGTTAGTTCACTTGAAATGCCTAAAGCTGATCTTTGGGTCATCTTCGCTGTCCTTTCTGCAGTGATTGGTTACTTTGCGAAGACATACTTCAC GTTTCAGGCAAACTTGGCTGCATATCAGAACTTAATTACACAGTCCATGTATGACAAACAGTTGGATAGTGGAAAAGGCACTCTTCTTCACCTGTGTGATGATGTGATTCAACAGGAA GTCAAAGAGGTTATTATCTCATTCTTTATATTGATGGAACAAGGCAAAGCTACTATGCAG GATTTGGATTTGCGCTGTGAGGAACTAATTCAAGAAGAGTTTGGAGAGAGCTGTAATTTTGATGTCGACGATGCAGTTCTTAAGTTAGAGAAGTTGGGCATTGTTGCTCGG GATACAATTGGACGGTATTATTGTGTTGGCCTAAAACGTGCCAATGAGATTATTGGTACCACTACTGAAGAGCTTGTCCTCAAGGCAAAACAGGGTGTTAGTGCTTGA
- the LOC8273089 gene encoding uncharacterized protein LOC8273089 isoform X2, whose product MQLYSFFDPETGAQKLEQQNFSPEDIDILEQNFLTYLFQVMDKSNFKMATDEEINVASGKYLLNLPIIVDDSKLDKELLRRYFAKHSSIKPPIYADKYIIFRRGIGIDHMTGYFVTEKVDILITRLWALLLNLTRLEKLWRKRSSGQQKKDVKKNDVINSKADQDYVTVERIRLENMDISISNLLSKTTIQEPVFERLIVVYRRASTKTEKGRGIYVRQFQKIPMADMEIVLPEKKNPGLTPVDWVQFLVSAIVGLVAVISSIQVHKADTRIIFVVLSSVIGYCAKIYLSYQQSLATYQTLITQLVYDKQLDSGRGTLLHLCDNVIQQEVKEVIISFFTLMQEGKATRTDLDKRCEQLIANKFGESCNFEVDDAVEKLEKLGIVAEDTHGECSCVALKRANDIIGATTEELVLAR is encoded by the exons ATG caACTTTATTCCTTCTTTGACCCTGAAACTGGAGCTCAGAAGTTGGAGCAGCAAAACTTTTCTCCTGAAGATATTGACATACTTGAACAGAATTTTCTAACTTACTTGTTTCAG GTTATGGATAAGAGCAACTTCAAAATGGCAACTGATGAGGAGATTAATGTTGCTTCAGGGAAGTATCTCTTAAATCTTCCCATTATAGTTGATGATTCCAAG CTTGACAAGGAACTTCTAAGAAGGTACTTTGCTAAGCACAGCAGTATAAAGCCTCCCATCTATGCTGATAAG tacATTATATTTCGACGAGGGATTGGCATTGATCATATGACTGGTTATTTTGTCACGGAGAAAGTGGACATACTCATTACACGCCTTTGGGCATTGCTTTTAAACCTAACCAG ACTCGAAAAACTATGGCGCAAAAGGTCAAGTGGCCAACAAAAGAAGGATGTAAAGAAGAATGACGTGATTAACTCCAAAGCAGATCAGGACTATGTTACTGTTGAAAGAATTCGTCTAGAAAATATGGATATAAG TATTAGCAATTTGCTGAGCAAAACTACAATACAAGAGCCTGTGTTCGAAAGGTTAATAGTAGTTTACAG GCGAGCAAGTACCAAAACAGAAAAGGGACGAGGAATCTATGTGAGGCAATTCCAAAAAATTCCAATGGCTGATATGGAGATAGTCCTT CCAGAAAAGAAGAATCCTGGGTTAACCCCAGTAGACTGGGTTCAATTCTTGGTTTCTGCTATAGTTGGGCTG GTTGCTGTAATTAGTTCGATTCAAGTGCATAAGGCTGATACTCGGATCATTTTTGTGGTCCTTTCCTCAGTGATTGGTTACTGTGCTAAGATATACTTATC GTATCAACAGAGTTTGGCTACATATCAGACATTAATTACACAGCTTGTGTATGACAAACAACTGGATAGTGGAAGGGGTACTCTTCTTCACCTGTGTGACAATGTCATTCAACAGGAA GTCAAAGAAGTTATTATATCGTTCTTTACTTTAATGCAAGAAGGCAAAGCCACTAGGACG GATTTGGATAAACGTTGTGAACAACTAATAGCAAACAAGTTTGGAGAGAGCTGTAACTTTGAAGTGGATGACGCAGTCGAAAAATTAGAGAAGCTGGGCATTGTTGCTGAG GATACTCATGGGGAGTGTAGTTGTGTTGCACTAAAACGTGCTAATGACATTATTGGCGCCACCACTGAAGAGCTTGTCCTGGCAAGATAG
- the LOC8273089 gene encoding uncharacterized protein LOC8273089 isoform X1 — translation MGKKEKEIIQLERETVIPILKSHLILTLTGLIEDSSDRAEFVKFCKKVEYIIRAWYHLQFEELMQLYSFFDPETGAQKLEQQNFSPEDIDILEQNFLTYLFQVMDKSNFKMATDEEINVASGKYLLNLPIIVDDSKLDKELLRRYFAKHSSIKPPIYADKYIIFRRGIGIDHMTGYFVTEKVDILITRLWALLLNLTRLEKLWRKRSSGQQKKDVKKNDVINSKADQDYVTVERIRLENMDISISNLLSKTTIQEPVFERLIVVYRRASTKTEKGRGIYVRQFQKIPMADMEIVLPEKKNPGLTPVDWVQFLVSAIVGLVAVISSIQVHKADTRIIFVVLSSVIGYCAKIYLSYQQSLATYQTLITQLVYDKQLDSGRGTLLHLCDNVIQQEVKEVIISFFTLMQEGKATRTDLDKRCEQLIANKFGESCNFEVDDAVEKLEKLGIVAEDTHGECSCVALKRANDIIGATTEELVLAR, via the exons ATGgggaaaaaggagaaagaaattaTCCAATTGGAAAGAGAAACTGTAATTCCAATTCTCAAATCACACCTCATCCTTACTTTAACCGGCCTCATTG AAGATAGTTCTGACCGGGCTGAGTTTGTAAAGTTTTGCAAAAAAGTCGAGTACATAATTCGAGCTTGGTACCATCTGCAGTTTGAAGAATTGATG caACTTTATTCCTTCTTTGACCCTGAAACTGGAGCTCAGAAGTTGGAGCAGCAAAACTTTTCTCCTGAAGATATTGACATACTTGAACAGAATTTTCTAACTTACTTGTTTCAG GTTATGGATAAGAGCAACTTCAAAATGGCAACTGATGAGGAGATTAATGTTGCTTCAGGGAAGTATCTCTTAAATCTTCCCATTATAGTTGATGATTCCAAG CTTGACAAGGAACTTCTAAGAAGGTACTTTGCTAAGCACAGCAGTATAAAGCCTCCCATCTATGCTGATAAG tacATTATATTTCGACGAGGGATTGGCATTGATCATATGACTGGTTATTTTGTCACGGAGAAAGTGGACATACTCATTACACGCCTTTGGGCATTGCTTTTAAACCTAACCAG ACTCGAAAAACTATGGCGCAAAAGGTCAAGTGGCCAACAAAAGAAGGATGTAAAGAAGAATGACGTGATTAACTCCAAAGCAGATCAGGACTATGTTACTGTTGAAAGAATTCGTCTAGAAAATATGGATATAAG TATTAGCAATTTGCTGAGCAAAACTACAATACAAGAGCCTGTGTTCGAAAGGTTAATAGTAGTTTACAG GCGAGCAAGTACCAAAACAGAAAAGGGACGAGGAATCTATGTGAGGCAATTCCAAAAAATTCCAATGGCTGATATGGAGATAGTCCTT CCAGAAAAGAAGAATCCTGGGTTAACCCCAGTAGACTGGGTTCAATTCTTGGTTTCTGCTATAGTTGGGCTG GTTGCTGTAATTAGTTCGATTCAAGTGCATAAGGCTGATACTCGGATCATTTTTGTGGTCCTTTCCTCAGTGATTGGTTACTGTGCTAAGATATACTTATC GTATCAACAGAGTTTGGCTACATATCAGACATTAATTACACAGCTTGTGTATGACAAACAACTGGATAGTGGAAGGGGTACTCTTCTTCACCTGTGTGACAATGTCATTCAACAGGAA GTCAAAGAAGTTATTATATCGTTCTTTACTTTAATGCAAGAAGGCAAAGCCACTAGGACG GATTTGGATAAACGTTGTGAACAACTAATAGCAAACAAGTTTGGAGAGAGCTGTAACTTTGAAGTGGATGACGCAGTCGAAAAATTAGAGAAGCTGGGCATTGTTGCTGAG GATACTCATGGGGAGTGTAGTTGTGTTGCACTAAAACGTGCTAATGACATTATTGGCGCCACCACTGAAGAGCTTGTCCTGGCAAGATAG